The Streptomyces sp. ALI-76-A nucleotide sequence AAAGCGTGCGTACGGTGGCCCAGTGGCGGTGCCGACCCGTCGGACGGTGCGCTTCTGGGCGAGGGCGCCTGAGTAATAAGCTAGCGATGTTCGTGTAAGCCTTTAACCGATTCCCCTTAAAACGTTGATTCGCCACTCGTGTGAGTGACACGCCGTGCAAGGAGGCGGGCTAGCCCGTGAGAAGCATCCCGACGGGTCGTCAGCTCCGCTTGGGCATTGAACTGCGCAAACTTCGTGAGCGCGCAGGCCTGACAGCTGCGGCGGCCAGTCAACTGCTTGGCGTGAAGCCGAACCAGATCAGCAACATGGAGGCCGGGCGAGCGGGCGTCAGCCCCGAGCGCGTACGCACTCTGGCCCGGCACTACAAGTGCAACAACCCAGCACTGGTCGACGCACTCAGCGAAATGACCGCCGATCGGAAGCGAGGCTGGTGGGAGGAGTACCGCGAGACCCTGCCCGCCGCGCTGCTCGATCTGGCCGAGGTCGAGCACCACGCAACCCACCTGCGCGCGTCCGTCACCGTGCACATCCCCGGCCTGCTTCAGACCACCGACCACGCGCGTGAACTGTTCCGGCAGGTCGTACCCGAGTTCTCACCGCCGGACATCGAGCACCGCGTCTCATTCCGCGTCAAGCGTCAGGTCGTCCTCTTCAGGGACGAGCCGACCCCGTACCTCGCGATCATCCACGAGGCGGCGTTGCGGATGCGGTTCGGCGGCACGCCTGTGGTCAAGGGCCAACTGCGGCACCTGCTGGACATGAGCGAGCGGGATCACATCACCCTGAAGGTGCTTCCGTTCGCCGCCGGCTCCTTCCCCGGCTCCGGACAGTCGATCTTCTACTCCCGCGGTCCGGTACCTCAGCTCGACACCGTGCACCTCGACCAGTCACACGGTCCGGTCTTCCTGGATGCAGAGGCCCAGCTGGAGATGTACCAAGTGCTCCTCGACCGCATGGAGTCCCGGGCCCTCACCCCCGAACGATCCCGTGATGTCATCAGCGGGTTGCTCAGCGACCTGTGAGAGGAACGCCATGACCGAGTTCAGCACCTGGCAGAAGTCGTCCTACTGCGGGTCGGGCGACTCCTGCGTCCACGTGGCCACCACAGTCGAAACGATCCATCTCACCGAGAGCAGCGACCCCACCGGCGCGATACTCAGCGCCGCCCCCACCGCCTTCGGCGCCCTCCTCGCCGTACTGAAGGAGACCTCGACCCGTACCGCCCCGGAGGCGACCGGGCCCGGCCCGTGGATCGAGGTCGCCTTCGGCGAGAGCGTCACCGGCGACGCCGGGGACGACGGGGACGACCCCGTGTACCTCCGTGAGACCAGCGACCCGGCGACCGTCGTCACGACGAACCGCCGTAGGTGGGACGCCTTCGTACTCGGCGTGCGGGCGGGTGAGTTCGACCACTTCGTGGCGGGGCACGAGGATCCGCATGCATAGAAGCCGTGTGTACGCACTCCTGATCGACACCCCCGAACCGGAGGCCGCCGCGGCCTTCTGGTCCGCCGCACTCGGGGTGCCCGCCCGTCCGGACCCGGCGGAGGAGCAGTTCACGTCGCTGCGCGAGGCCATCCCCGGGCTGGTCACGGCGGTACAGGCGGTCGACGACGCCCCCCGCTTCCACCTGGACATCGAGACGGACGACGTGGAGGCCGAGACCGCCCGCCTCATCGGCCTCGGGGCGACGCAGGTCTCGCGCTGGCTGGAGTGCCGCATCCTGCGGGCCCCCGGCGGCCACCTGCTGTGCGTCCTGCCGGTGCACAGCGACCCCGAGGTCTTCGAGGCGCAGGCCCGCACCTGGACGTAGGGCTCCACCAAAGCTCCGGCCGACCGGGCACCCCTGCGGCGGTGCGCACACCCACCGGCTGACCGTCCGTCACCGGATGCCGCCCCAGGGGGTCATGGCACCCAGCAGAGGCCGCATCGCCGTGTCCGGGTTAGCCTTCCACCGGGAGCTCACGGAGATCACGGAGATCACCCGCGGGACATCGGCGCGATCACCGAGCAGTGCCGTAAGAGGGGTCAACGACGGAACCACACCTCAGGTTCCGCCCAGTCCTCATTGCCCGGCGTGACCTGCCGTGATACACAGAGTGACCATACGACTCCTTGCCCGCCGCCCGACGTCTGTTCGAGAGATCACCTGAGGACCGACCCGGACCGGTGGCAAGGTAGTCGTACGAAACCCGCCAACCAATGACGCCAAGTCGACATACGACAGCGCCATTGTCGGCGAGAATGAGGCGTGACCTCTGCGCCAGTGCAGAGGCAAGCGGAACTACCCACCAGGGGCGGTGACTTACATGTTCTTTGCGGCCGACGAGGGAGACATCAACACCATTATCGGCGGGATCGCTCCGGACTGGGGGCCCTTCGGCAGCCTGGGCAACGAGGCGAAGGTGATGATCGAGGTCGTGATGGCGGTGGCCATCCTGCTCTGCCTCGGCATCGCCATCTGGGGCGCCGCCAAGCAGCGCATCGGTGCCACGGCCCTGCGCGACACCTTCAGCGCGGAACAGGGCAAGGGCCTCATCATCGCGGGTCTGACGGGGGTCTTCATCATCGGTTCACTGGGCACGTTGTTCACCATCGTGTACGGCATGGCCGTGTAGCCGGGCGGCCATCGCCCGTGCGTGGCGCGTCCGCTCGGTCTCCCCTCCACCCCACCCGTCCGTCGTGCCCACCGGCTGAGGTTGCGTTTCCCTGATGTCGAGTCACCACACCGCGTCCGCGCGGGAACCAGCACGGCTACCGTCGTACTCCTACGCGTTTCCGCACGACGTCGAGGGGGCGTACCCGGCATGACTCTCGGGGACGAGCACGAGACCTCCGGTGGCTACGGCGGCACGGGCCACACCCGCACCCGCCTGCCCGGCGGCGACGACGCGTACGGAAGCACCCGCCGAGGGGGCCGCTCCTCCTCCCGGAGCCTGGTCACGGTGGTCGGCGTCATCGTCCTCCTCATCGCCGCGATCGCCTTCGCGAACCGCGGCGAGGACGACCCCGCCCCGACCACATCAGCGGGCTCCCAGCCGGAAGCGGCCTCCACGGCGGCGAGCGGCGAGAAGCCGGTACGGGCGGGCTTCGCCCAGGATGAGCAGGGGGCTCAGAGTGCGGCGGCCAACTACTCCGTAGCCCTGGGGTCGGCCGAGATGTTCAACAAGGCCAAGCGTGATGCCATCCTGCGGGCCATCATCGCGCCCTCCCGGGTGTCCAACTTCGAAACGACGCTGGACAAGGCATACAGCCCTGAGTTCAACAAGAACGTCGGCCTGGATGAGAACGGCTCTACACCGGCGGGCTACACCTTCGTGTCCCGTACGAGCCCGATCGGCACCAAGGTCACCGAAGCCTCCGCCGACAACGCGACCGTAGAGGTCTGGTGCAGCGGTCTCCTCGGCCTCGCCGGCGAGAACTCCACGAACCCGGTCACCAACAGCTGGTTCACGATCACGATGAAACTCGAGTGGACCAACAACGACTGGAAGATCGTGACGCACTCTCAGAAGGACGGCCCGGCGCCGCTTCCCGGCGACGAGCGGGCGTCCAGTGCCGACGAGATGGCCAAGGCCGTCGAGGAGTACGGAGGGTTCACGTATGCCCGCTAACCACCGCGTACTCAGGCTGGCTGCCATCGTCACGGCGGTCCAGGCGACAACGGTCCTCGTGGCCACCCGCGCCTTCGCGGCACCCACGCCATCTCCCACGCCAAGCGACGACCCCTGTGACCTGATCCATGGCCCCGCCAAGGACTACTGCGAACAAGGCAGCGCCCCCGCGCGACGCTCCGGCGACACCGGCACCCTCACCGACACCATCGACCCCCTCTCCTCCCTCGCCAGAGGCTGCGCCGACGCCGCCTCCTGGACCGTCAAGCAGCTCTCCACGGCCGTGAAGGAGACCGCCAACGTCGACTTCACCAACCCGAAGTTCCTCCAGCAGTACGCCGTGGTCTTCGCCGCGTCCGCCATCCTCACGCTGCTGCTGTGGCTGCTGGCCGTCGCCAAGCGGGCCGTCCGTGGGGTCCCCCTCGCCACCGCGCTGTCCGAGGCGATCGGCTTCCTCTGGCTCACCGTGCTGGCCTCCGCCTTCACCCCGCTGATCCTCTACACCGTCGTCTCCGCGACGGACAGCATCAGCGACGTCCTCGCGAAGACGACGGGCAATCAGACGGACGCGTTCTTCGGCACGTTCTCGCAGGCCCTCGAACAGGGCGACGACATCGGCGGCGGCCCGATCATGCTGATGCTGGTCTCGCTGGTCTCCATCGTCGCGGCCGGCGTCCTCTACCTGGAGCTGTACCTCAGGGCCGTCCTGCTGTACGTCGGCGCCCTGCTCGGCGTCGTCGTCTACGCCGGCCTCGTCGACAAGAACCTGTGGGGCCACGTCCGCCGGTGGGCGGGCGTGATGATCGCGGTCATCCTGGTCAAGCCGGTGATCGTGATCGTCCTCGGCCTCGCCGGAGCCCTCGCCGCCGACGAGGGCCCCGACTCGGTCGCCGCGATCGTCTCCGGCCTCGCCATCATCCTGCTCGCCATCTTCGCCAGCGCGATGATCTACCGCTTCGTGCCCGGCTTCGGCGACGAGATCGCGGGCTCCCGCAACAACCGCATCATGCAGGGCGCCGAGGGCAAGGCCGCGGCCGTCATGACCTCCCCCGCGACCCTCGTGGCGCAGGGCATCAAGACCCACAGCACCCGCGCCGACAACAACGGCGGCGGAGGCCAGAGCGGCTCGGGCGGCGCCCGTCCGAGCAACCCGGCGTCCGGCGGTGTCGCCGCGCACAGCACGCGTACCCCGAGCGGAGGCGGCGGATCTGTCCCCTCCGCCGCCCCGGCTCCCCGCGCGGGCAGCCCGGTGAACACCCCCCACGCCAGCAACACCCGCAACAGCAGTACCAACCGCACGGGAGGTGAAGGGCGTTGACGACCGAGTCCCACGTGTCCCATCCGGTCACGCCCCGCCGTACGTATCTGATCGGCCGCGCCCGGCCGAACGCGATCGTCGGCCGGAACCGCGAGACCGGTGAGATCGCGCTCATCATCGTCGGCGCGTTCCTCGGCATGATGTGCGGGCTCCTCGTCCCGGTGCTCACCCTGCGCATCGTGCTGCTGATGGGCCTGCCCATGCTCGCGCTGGCCGCGGTCTACGTGCCGTACAAGCGCCGCACGTTCTACAAGTGGTTCGAGATCAACCGCAGCTACAAGCGGATCACCAAGCAGGGCGCCGCCTACCGTTCCGGCGTCGTCGAGGCCGGCACCCGCCTGGACGGCCGCGAGGTGGAGATCGGCCCGCCGCCCGGCATCGGCCGCATCACGTGGCTGGCCGCCCCGTTCGGCCCCGACGAGATCGCCGTACTGCTGCACGCGGACCGCCGTACGGTGACGGCGGCGATCGAGATCGAGGGCCCCGGTGTCGGTCTGCGCGACTCCGAGGACCAGGAGGCCCTCGTCGACCGCTTCGGCACCCTCCTCAAGCACGTGGCCAACGGCGACGGCTTCGTCACCCGCATCCAGATGCTCGCCCGCACCCTCCCCGCCGACCCGGACGCCCACGCCAAGGACGTCGCCGTACGCGGGGACGACAAGGCGCTGCCCTGGTTGCAGCAGTCGTACGACCAGTTGCAGTCGATGGTGTCGACGAGCAGCGAGCAGCACCGCGCCTACCTCGTCGCCTGCATGCACTACACCCGCGAACTGGCCGCCGAGGCGCACGCCATGGCCCGTGCGGCCCGCCCGCTCAACGGCCGCAAGCTCGACCGGGACGCCGGCCTCGCCGTCGTCATGGCCCGCGAGCTGACGGACATCTGCTCCCGCCTCCAGGAGGCGGACATCCGCGTACGCCAGCCGCTGGGCCAGGGCCGCCTCGCGTCCCTGATCCACTCCATGTACGACCCGGACCACCCGATCGACCACATCCAGGCGATGACCAAGCGCAACGCCTGGCCGGCCGAGCTGGACGCCATGGAGCCGACCTACCTCCAGGCCAAGACCCGGGAGTCCTCCACCCGCGCGCCCTGGTGCCACGCCACGGCCTGGGTGAAGGAGTGGCCGATGACACCGGTCGGCGTCAACTTCCTGGCCCCGCTCCTCGTCCACACCCCGGACGTCATCCGCACGGTCGCCGTCACGATGGACCTCGAACCCACCGAGGTCGCCATCGAGCGGATGCTGACCGAGAAGACCAACGACGAGGCCGAGGCGTCCCGCGCCGCCAAGATGAACCGCACCGTCGACCCCCGCGACATCGCCGCCCACAACCGGCTGGACCAGCGCGGCGAGGACCTCGCGAGCGGCGCGGCCGGCGTCAACCTGGTCGGCTACATCACCGTCTCCTCCCGCTCGCCCGAGGCCCTGGCCCGCGACAAGCGGACCATCCGCGCCTCGGCCGGAAAGTCGTACCTGAAGCTGGAGTGGTGCGACCGCGAGCACCACCGCGCCTTCGTGAACACCCTCCCGTTCGCCACCGGCATCCGAAGGTAGGGCTTGCGCATGCGGGATCCGATGTCCATCCTCACCGACGCCTTCACGTCCTTCCTCTTCGGCAAGGTCGAGACGACCCGCCTGCCGGTCCGCACCTCCACCGGCCAGGCCCAGGCCGTCTACCTCCCGACCGCCGCCCCCGGCCTCGGCGACTCCGGCGTCATCATCGGCCGCGAGGTCTACTCCGGGAAGGGCTACATCTACGACCCCTTCCAGCTGTACGGCCAGCAGCTCCCGGCGCCCCACTGGCTGGTCCTCGGCGAGTCCGGCAACGGCAAGTCGGCGCTGGAGAAGACGTACGTCCTGCGCCAGCTGCGCTTCCGCGACCGCCAGGTCGTCGTCCTGGACGCGCAGGGCGAGGACGGCGTCGGCGAATGGAACCTCGTCGCGCAGGAGCTGGGAATAACTCCCATCCGGCTCGACCCGATGGCGGCCCTGGACCACGGCATCCGCCTCAACCCCCTGGACCCGGCGATCACCACGACCGGCCAGCTCGCGCTGCTCCGGACGATCATCGAGGTCGCGATGGGGCACGGCCTCGACGAGCGCTCCGGCTTCGCGCTCAAGGTCGCGCACGCCTACGTCAACGAGACGATCGTCGACCGCCAGCCCGTCCTGACCGACATCGTCGAGCAGCTGCGGCACCCCGAGCCGGAGTCGGCCGAGGCGATGAACGTCGACATAGAGGACGTACGGGCGTGGGGTCTGGACGTCGCCCTGGTGCTGGACCGGCTGGTCGACGGTGACCTGCGCGGCATGTTCGACGGCCCGACGACGGTCGGCATCGACCTCGACGCCCCCCTCATCGTCTTCGACCTGTCCCACATCGACCGCAACTCCATCGCCATGCCGATCCTGATGGCGATCGTCGGCGTGTGGCTGGAGCACACCTGGATCCGCCCCGACCGCGTCAAGCGCATCTTCCTGGTGGAGGAGGCGTGGCACATCATCAACAGTCCGTTCGTGGCCCAGCTGTTCCAGCGGCTGCTGAAGTTCGGCCGGCGCCTGGGCCTGTCGTTCGTGGCGGTGGTCCACCATCTGTCCGACGTGGTGGACGGGGCGGCGGCGAAGGAGGCCGCGGCGATCCTGAAGATGGCGTCGACCCGGACGATCTACGCCCAGAAGGCGGACGAGGCCAGAGCGACGGGCCGGGTGCTGGGCCTGCCCCGCTGGGCGGTCGAGATCATCCCGAGCCTCACCCCCGGCATCGCGGTCTGGGACGTCAACGGCAACGTCCAGGTGGTCAAACACCTGATCACGGAGACGGAACGCCCGCTGGTCTTCACCGACCGCGCGATGACCGAGTCGTCCCTCGACCACCAGCTCGCGGACGACGCCCTGCGCGCGGCCGAGCTGGAGGCGGAGGAACGGGCGGCGGCCTTCATGGAACAGCACCTCGATCTGGACGACCCGTCCGAGTCGACGGTGGCGTAGGGGAGCGGCATGAGACCGGTTGACGAGCGCGACCGCCGGCCGGACGGCCAGGGAGGCGTCCCCGACGGCCTGCTGGTCGGCCTGCTCGCCTTCCTCCTCGGCATGACCGTCATGGTCTGGACGGCCACGGGTCTGGCCGGTCTGTTCGCCCACGGGGCCTGGCCCACGGGCGTCACCTTCGCCCGCACCCCCCTGGCCATGCGCCACCTCGTCGCCCGGCCCCACGACGTCCCCGGCGCCTGGCCCGAGGCCGACGCCGCCGGCCTCTCGGGCTACGGCCTGTTCTGGGGCCTGCTCATCGGCCAGCTGATGATCCTGATCGTCCTGACGGTCTTCGTCCTGGGCACCCTGGCCCGCTGGCGAGCGGTCCGGGCGAGACGGCGGGCGGAACCGGCGACACCGCCCGACGCGACGCCCCACGACATCCCCTCACCCAGACCGACGGAACCGTGGCCGGCACATCAGCCCCAGGTCATACACGACCCCGCCCCCACGCACACACCACCGCCGCCCCCCGCCACACCGGCGTACGCCGAGGCCCTCCCCCACTCCACGGTCCCGCCCCCCGCGCAGCCCGTCACCGAGCCCCTCGCCTCCCCGGCCGACACCACGCGCGTCGGCGGGTGGGAAGCCACCCCCACCGCCGGAACGGTGCGCTTCGGTCCCCCGGCCACCCGCCACCCCACCGCGATCCAGGCCGTGCGCGACGCGGAGGGCCCCGCCCTGATCGTCACCTCGAACCCCGCGATCTGGCAGGACACCAAGGACGCCCGGGCCAAACTCGGCCCGGTCCACGTCTACGACCCCACCCACCTCTGCGACACCCCGTCCCGCCTCCACTGGTCCCCCACCTCCGGCTGCGAGAGCAAGCCGACCGCGGCGGCGCGGGCCACCGCCCTGCTCGCCCCCATCCGCCCCACCGCGAAGATGGACCAGGCCCTCACCGACGTGGCCGAGACACTCCTGCGGAGCTACCTGCACGCCGCCGCCATCGACGGCCGCACCATCCGCCACGTCCACCGCTGGTGCCAGGGCACCCAGGTCCAGGACGCCGTACGCACCCTCCGCACGCACCCCAAGGCGGCCCCCGGCTCCGCGGGCGAGCTGGAGGCCGCCCTCACCGCCCACCCCGAACGCCGGGACATCGCCCAGGAGTTGACCGGCCGGGCACTGTCCGCCCTGTCCACCGTCAACGTCCGTGAGGCCTGCACTCCCCACCGAACTGATGCCCTCGCCCTGGATTCCTTCGTGGACGAAGGGGGCACGCTTTACGTGGTGGGTGAATCCATCGAGGACCCGCGTACCAACCCGGGCGCGATGCCCCTCCTGACGGCCCTCACCTCAAGCGTGGTCGAGCGCGGCCGGCACATGGCCGAACGGTCATCCTCCGGTCGCCTCGACCCACCACTCACGCTCGTCCTGGACGACGTGGCGGCCGTGGCGCCGCTTCCCCAACTGCCGGAGCTGCTGGCCGCCGGAGCGGACCGCGGCCTGCCGACGCTGGCCCTGCTCCGGTCCCGCGAGCAGGCCCGCAGCCGCTGGCCGAACGCCGAACTCCCGGTGTGACGTCCTCAGTCCAGCACCCGGTCGAGAACGAACTCCCACTCCCGGTCCTCGTCGTCCCCCAACGACACGGTCACCCCGCTCGGCACGAACCCCACCTTGCGGTAGAACCGCTGCGCCCGCCCGTTGTCCTCGTGCACGATGAGCCGCACCCGCTCCGCCCCGCGCCCCCAGGCCCACTCCAGGCCGGCGTCGAACAGCACCTCGGTCAGCCCGCTCCCCCGCTCCTCGGGCCGTACGAACACCCCGACGACATGGCCCTGCTTCCGCTCCACCGGGAACCCGGCCCAGTCCGTCGTCCCGGGCTCCTCGATCAGCACGGTCAGCGTCCCCACCCACTGCCCGTCCGGCCCCTCCGCGATGATCTGCTGCCTCCCCTCCGCGCCCTCGGCGCCCCCCGCGGTCCGCTCCCGCCAGAAGGAGTCCGGCTTCGCCAGGGCTTCCTCGTACGTCTCCAGGAAGGCGAGGTGCGCCACCGGATCCCGCAGCGCCGCGAGCCGCAACTCCTTGGCCTCGGGCCACTCCTCGGCACGCACGGACCGGATCACATAGCTACTCATGCGGGTCACGCTAGTACCCGGGTACGACCGCCCTCACGTCATATACGCCCCAGGCACCTGGGACGACCGCCGGTACAGCCGCCACCATGGACCCCGTGACGAGAGAACGGGCGACACAGGACCGGACGGCGGAACCCCTCACCGAGTACGTGCAGCGCATCAGCCGACGGATCCGCGGCTTCGACCGGCGTCACCCCCTCCTCTGGGACCTGCACCTCACCGGCTTCTGGGTACTGGCGGCCCTGATCGACCACTTGGGCGGCGGCTGGCGCACCATCACCCGCAACCCCGACACCCCCGGCTGGCTGCTCCTCACCCTGAGCCTGGGCTTCACCCTGCCGCTCCTCCTGCGCCGCACCCACCCCACGGCCGTCCTTCTCGCCCTCACCCCCGTCGCGCTGGTCGACGCCTGGACCGGCGCCGCCCTCCAGGCCGCGCTGCTCCAGCTGCTGGTCGTCTTCCACATCGCCCTGCGCCGCCCTCCGCGCACCCTGTGGTGGGCCACGGCGCTGATCATCATCCCCATCGCCGTGATGGCCGCCCGCCACCCACGCGGCAGCGCGGACGAGGACATCGTCCCGGTGCTGATGTCGATCGTGGTGGCCGCGGCGATCGGCATCACGGTCCGCACCCGCCGCGCCCACACCGAGGCCCTGGAGGACCGCGCCCGCCGCCTGGAGATCGAGCGCGACCAGCAGGCCCGCCTCGCGGCCGCCGCCGAACGCGCCCGCATAGCGCGCGAGATGCACGACATCATCGGCCACAACCTCTCGGTCATCACCGGCCTCGCCGACGGCGGCCGCTACGCCGCGGCCAAGTCCCCCGACCGCGCCGCCGAAGCCCTCCACGCCATCTCCACCACCAGCCGCCAGGCCCTCACCGAAATCCGCCGCCTCCTGGACGTCCTACGGGACGAGGACAGGCCACCGCCCCCCGACCTCACCCCCCAGCCCACCCTCACCGACCTCGACCACCTCCTGGAGGGCGTACGCTCCGCCGGCCTCCCCGTCCGCACCACCCTCAGGGGCACCCCGACCCTCCCCGCGGGCCGCCAGCTCACCGTCTACCGCGTCATCCAGGAGTCCCTCACCAACACCCTCAAACACGCGGGCCCGGGAGCGACCTCCCACATCGAGCTGTCCTACGAGGAGCAAGGCGCCGTCACCGTCACGGTGACCGACACCGGCCGCGGCGGCGAGCTCAACGGCTCCCCCGGCCGAGGCCTCCCCGGCATGCGCGAACGCACGGCCCTGTACGGCGGCACACTCGAAGCCGGCCCCCTCGCGCCGCCCGCCCGGGGCTGGCGCGTCCACCTTCACCTACCGGAGGAATCCCCGCAGTGACCACGGTCCTCATCGCCGACGACCAACCCCTTCAGCGCCTCGGCTTCCGGATGCTCCTGGAGAGCCAGGACGACATGGCGGTACTGTCCGAGGCGGCCAACGGCAGCGAGGCGGTCCGCCTGACGGCCGAACTCCATCCCGACATCGTCCTCATGGACGTCCGTATGCCCGGCCTGGACGGCATCGAGGCCACCCGCCGCATCACCGCCGCCGGCGACCGCACCCGCGTCCTGATCCTCACGACCTTCGACCTCGACGAGTACGCCTACGCGGGCCTCCGCGCCGGCGCCTCGGGCTTCCTGGTCAAGGACGCCCAGCCCGAGGACCTGCTCTCCGGCATCCGCTCAGTGGCCACGGGCGACGCGGTGGTGGCCCCCGGCCTGACCCGCCGCCTCCTGGACGCCTACGCCCATCACCTCCCGGCGGGAACGGCCACCGCCGCCACCCAGGAGGCGACGGACGCCCGCCTCGCCTCCCTCACGGACCGGGAACGCGAGATCCTCACGGTCGTCGGCCTGGGCTGGACGAACACCGAGATAGCCACCCGCCTGCACCTGGCGGAGTCGACGGTGAAGACCCACGTGGGCCGCATCCTCGCCAAGACGGGCTCCCGCGACCGTATCCAGGCCGTCATCCTGGCGTACGACACGAAACTGGTGAAGCCGAGCTGACGAATGACCGCCCCGTGAACGCAGAAAACCCCCGTGCCTTTCGGCACGGGGGTTTTCCCAAAAATTGTTCGGCGGCGTCCTACTCTCCCACAGGGTCCCCCCTGCAGTACCATCGGCGCTGTAAGGCTTAGCTTCCGGGTTCGGAATGTAACCGGGCGTTTCCCTCACGCTATAACCACCGAAACACTATGAAACTGTGAACCTGCCACACCACACCCGTGACCATGAGCATGGGGCTGTTCGTGGTTTCAGAACCAACACAGTGGACGCGAGCAACTGAGGACAAGCCCTCGGCCTATTAGTACCGGTCACCTCCACCCATTACTGGGCTTCCAGATCCGGCCTATCAACCCAGTCGTCTACTGGGAGCCTTAACCCCTCAAAGGGGGTGGGAATACTCATCTCGAAGCAGGCTTCCCGCTTAGATGCTTTCAGCGGTTATCCCTCCCGAACGTAGCCAACCAGCCATGCCCTTGGCAGGACAACTGGCACACCAGAGGTTCGTCCGTCCCGGTCCTCTCGTACTAGGGACAGCCCTTCTCAATATTCCTACGCGCACAGCGGATAGGGACCGAACTGTCTCACGACGTTCTAAACCCAGCTCGCGTACCGCTTTAATGGGCGAACAGCCCAACCCTTGGGACCGACTCCAGCCCCAGGATGCGACGAGCCGACATCGAGGTGCCAAACCATCCCGTCGATATGGACTCTTGGGGAAGATCAGCCTGTTATCCCCGGGGTACCTTTTATCCGTTGAGCGACGGCGCTTCCACAAGCCACCGCCGGATCACTAGTCCCGACTTTCGTCCCTGCTCGACCCGTCGGTCTCACAGTCAAGCTCCCTTGTGCACTTACACTCAACACCTGATTACCAACCAGGCTGAGGGAACCTTTGGGCGCCTC carries:
- a CDS encoding response regulator transcription factor, with the protein product MTTVLIADDQPLQRLGFRMLLESQDDMAVLSEAANGSEAVRLTAELHPDIVLMDVRMPGLDGIEATRRITAAGDRTRVLILTTFDLDEYAYAGLRAGASGFLVKDAQPEDLLSGIRSVATGDAVVAPGLTRRLLDAYAHHLPAGTATAATQEATDARLASLTDREREILTVVGLGWTNTEIATRLHLAESTVKTHVGRILAKTGSRDRIQAVILAYDTKLVKPS